The Candidatus Krumholzibacteriota bacterium sequence GTATATTATATCTCCCGTTGGGGACAATTGGTAAAGCAAAGGGTATTTCATCTGATACTGGCGATCCAAACTCATTATAGTATCTTATATATCTATTAAAGTCTTCTTCTTTAATATAGACGACAATCACTATCCCAGCATCGTTGATGCCTACATAGCTTGGATAGGCATCACTAAAGGAAACATAGCCCGATGGGTAGGTTGAACCAGGGGAGTAGATAGAAATCAAACCTGTATAATTCTTACTTACCCCTCTCGCCATGAAGCCATTATCAGTTAATGAAAACAGCGGCTTCCTATAATTAGAATCATTATAGAAATGGCTCGAAATGGGACTGCAATCAGCATACAATTTTTGAGGTGATAGTAGTAACGTAAAAATAAATAATGCAATATGTACCATGCATAAAACACCAAAACGAGTTATTGGAGAGATATTATAACGATTCATCGTTAAAACCATCCTAGCGAAGGATTAATTAGTTTATACGCTTTAGGACTGAATACTGAGGAGCGTAGCAAAAGATATCGATTTTGTCAAATCGGCTAGATGTTTAAATATATGGAGAATTGTTCAGCACATTTAAATAAGGAAATTCCCTGAATCATATCTAAGCATTATCAGCTTTTGCAAGAGCTGTGAATTGATCATATATCTAGGATCCACCCCCTTGGGCCGAATCTGGGCCTACCCCCCCTACATCACGCTCAATCTGCATGGTCAACCTTCACTAAAAAATTGATCCAGATTGCTTCCTAAATGGAGTAGCTAAGTAGAGGAACGAATTCAGTTGAAAGGACTTCTCTTGTTGACATTATGTTGACATTTCTAAGGAGGAAAATCGGCCAACAAATCTTGGCTTGTGTAATTGCTTGTTTTATTAGAAGATATCTGGTCGGGGTGACTGGATTCGAACCAGCGACTTCCTGCTCCCAAAGCAGGCGCGCTAACCGAACTGCGCTACACCCCGACCCGAAGACAGGTCTATATATACAAAAAGCCGGGCTCAAATCATAGCGATTTATTTTTTCTTCGCCGCAGCGCTCACTTCTTCATAGAGACCGATGATCTGCTTGTAGTGCGCCGCCGGGCCGTAGAGATCTTCCGCCTTTTTCCTTCCCGCAGCCCCCATGCCGCGGCGCGCCTCCGGATCATCGATCATCCTGCCGAGGCACTCGCGCAGTTTCTCCGTGTCCCCCGCTGGAAAGAGAAGCCCGTTGACACCTTCCTCGACCATCTCCGGTATCCCCCCGATATCGGCAGCTACTACCGCCTTCCCGGCGGCAAGCGATTCCATCACCGAGAATGGAAGGTTCTCGTACCATCTCGACGGCACGACGACAAACTGCGACTCCTCGAGAAGGCGCCGAAGCTCGCTACCGGTGACAAAACCGAGGAATTCGACATCGGCGCCCTTTTCCTGGACATATCTCTTAAGCTCCCCGGAGAGCGGGCCCTCGCCGGCGATCTTGAGCTTTCCCTTTTTCAGGGAAGCGGCCGCGTCGATAAGCAGGTCGATCCCCTTTTCACGCGAAAGCCGCCCGAAATAGAGAAAATAATCTTTCTCCCTGCCCGTATCGAACGATTCCACGTCGACGAAATTCGGTATAGCTATGATCTTTTCCCTGCTGATCTTTCCCTCGATCAGTTTCCCCATCAGGAACCGGCTCGGAGTGATGAACCTGTTTACTCTCGCCGGGACTCTCGACAGCCTGTCGTATAGGGTCGTCGCCATCGCGACGACGCTCGCCGGAAGACTCCCCTTCTTGCACCTGTGCGTCACGCAGTTGAGGTACCGCTTCGGGAGGCAGAGTTCGCATATCTCGTCCCCCCGGAGAAAGGTCGTGTTCGGGCAGACGAGGCGATAGTCGTGCAGCGTCCAGACGACCGGGATGTTTCTTCTTACGAGAGGCTGTATGATAGACGTCGTCAGGTGCCCGTGAATATTATGGAAATGGGCAAGATCTGGCCTTTTATCCTCGATCAGCTTCGTTATCTTCTCCCTCGCCTCCCTGCTGTAAACAGACCTGGAGACGACCCGAAGAGCCGCGGCGGGAGAGGAATCGGCAAGCAGGGATGGAAAATCGATCTCGCTGGTAAAATATTCCGAATATGGCGATTCGATGTTCTGCGGATGGCGCATGGCGAAATGGATCACCTCGTGTCCCTTTTCCTCGAGGAGCCTGGAGAGATTGAACATATACGTCGAATCGCCGCCCCTGTAATAGTGATATGTCTGGACCATCAGGATCCGCATCGACCGACTCCCTCGAAAAATTGCCGCCCCGCCGGGAAAACCCACGCCCGGGGTCTCTGAATCTACATCAATACGGCATTGATATCAAAGAAAATGAGCACCCGGAGCCGCCGGGGCGGCATATAAACAGCTTGACTATACCGCCTGCGTTTATTATACAAATTGTATATGACTATGATATTTATGGCGCTCTGAACGGAGGATGGCGTTGAGGGAAAAAAGCTTTATCTCGGGGGTTTCGCTCTTTCTGTTTTTCTGCCTTGCGCTGACAGGATCGGCTTTCGGCCAGGCGAATTCAGACAAGGCTGTTATTCATTTTGGCGCTTCGTATAACAAGGCTCTCGTCGATGATACAGGCAACGGTTTCTTCGGGCTTGATATCTACGCGGGAAAGATGATCACGAACTCTCTCTGCCTGGGATTCGGCGTCGGATACGACATCGTCCACTACGACACTCCGGCCGAAGAGCTTGGAAAAGACGATCCTTTCAAGGAAATGCTCTCTGTAATACCTTTCACGCTGAAGGCCAAATATTACTTCACTTTTTCACAGATGATCCAGGCTTACGTCTCGGCGGGAAGCGGAGTATATCGCGCCGCTCCTTCACTTGCCGGACGGCCGATTCCATCTCCACCCGATGTGGGAGCGATCGGCCCGATAGGAAGTTCAGTCAATTGTCCCGGAGGATCGATCGGTATCGGCCTCGACTACTGGTTCCTTCTGACGACCGGGATAGGGTTCGAGATCGAATATCATATGTTCAAGGTCCCCGACAGGGACAGCTTCAGTTATTTTCAGGCCCGCGTGGATTATTCGCTGATCAAGTTCTAGGCCGCGTTAATTATCAGATGAGATTGCGATCCCCGCGGCAGCCGCCGCGGGGATTTTTTATGCTCCGGCCGACGGGTCTTCCCTTATTTCCGCACCGCGCTGAAGACCCTGATCTTGTCGCCGTCGCTGACGGTATTGATTTTTTCGTAAAATCCGCTCTTTTTGAACAACCTTGTCACTATCTTGTCCTGCCCCGCTCCGATCTCGAAGGCAAGCGCTCCCCCAGGCCTTAGATAAACGGGAGATTCAGCGAGAAGGCGCCTGAATATATCGATGCCATAGGCTCCGGCGTCGAGCGCTACGACCGGTTCAAAACCGGTTATACTGGAGTCGAGTTTCTCGAGCGAGCTGGTCGGTATGTACGGAGGGTTGCAGACTACAAGATCGACCTTTCCCTCGACACCTTCCCGATCTATCGGATCGAAAAGGTTTCCACAGAAGAGCTTCACTTTTTCTCCCACGCCGAATCTCTCGACATTGCGCGCGGCGACATCGACAGCTTCCCGGCTTATATCAGAAGCCAGTATCTTCGCGTTCGACGTGTGAAGAGCCAGCGACACCGCGATATTGCCGCTGCCCGTTCCGATCTCCACCACGATGATCTCCGGCTTTTCAATCTGCATCTCCCCGATCAGGGCGAGACATCTTTTCGTAAGCATCTCTGTCTCCGCCCTCGGGATCAGGGCGCCCGGAGCGCAATGGAAATTGACTCCCATGAACGGAGCCTCTCCAAGGATATACTCGATCGGCTTTCCCTCTTTCCTCATCTCCACAAGCTGGTCTATCGTCACTCCCGATTTCTCGAGAAAACCGGGAGAAGCATCGGCGAGCTTTCCGCCAGACGCGATATCGGCTATCCTGATGATCTCCCTGACCGGATCTTCGAACCCTTCATCCCTGAGACGCTGGTAGATCTTGATCAGCCATGAATACATATCGACGCTCCCTGCCGCCTGTCAGGCTTTATTACCCATCGCCATATATAGTTCGTGATATTGCCTGGCGATCGCTTCCCAGCTGTGGTCAGCTTTCACCTTTTCGAGAGCTTTTGCTCCCTTTTTGCGGGCCTCTTCCGGATGCAGGAGAACATATTCAAGTTTTTCCGCCAGATCAGCAGGATCTGAGACCCTGAAAGAATATCCTATACCCGCCGCGACCGCTTCGTTCTCCGGAATGTCGCTGTAGACCGTCGGCGTACCGTAAGCGAGCCCCTCGAGCAAGGCGATCGACATAGCCTCGTACTCCGATGGGAAGATGAATACCCTCGCGTGGGCGTACAGCGCGAAGAATTCGTCTCCCCTGAGAAATCCCGTGAATATTACATTGCCGGGAGCTTCCTTCCTCAGCTGCTCGAAATATTCGTGATCGGTCGCTTCACCCCCTCCCGCTATTACAAGCGGGATATCGGTGCCGAGGATCCTGTACCCTTCCATCAATGTGGAAAGCCCCTTCGTCTTCTCTATCCTTCCTGCCGAGCAGAAAAAGAACTCCGCCTCATTTAGAGACCACTTCTCAAGGCAGGATGGATCGGGCTTTTCCCTTATCTCGATCCCGTTGGGAATATGGATCACATCGCTCTGGTACCTGAGATTATAATAATCAGCCAGTGGTTTAGATACGGAGGTCCTCACCTTCGGGATCCTGATGAAAGCCTTTTCCGCGAGCTTCGAAAGGGTCTTTGGCAGGGGGCCCCATTTTTTCCTTATGTATGCCTGCCCGTGGGAAGTAGCGATCACTCCGAACCTCGAACGCGGCAGACAGGCGAGGATAGCGGGGTCGACGCTGTGGATGTGGATTATGTCAAAATCCTCCCGGCGGGTCTTCATCGAGGCGTTCCACATATGGGATATCATCTCAAGCGCTTTCCTCCTGCTGCCTGGGACCGGTATCACCCTGGCGCCGCGATAATCGCCGGCGCCGCTGCAATAGGAATCATATCCGTAAACGGTGATCTCGTGGCCGAGCTTCGACAGGTGGGGAAGCAGTGAATCGACGACGACCTCCACTCCATGCCGGCCGGGGACCCCTTTTATGCCGAGGATCGCGATCTTCATCAATCGACTCCGGTTATCTACTCAAGGGATGCCGGTTTTCCCTGCATCACCCTCAGTTTGTTTCTGGCGACCCATAATATCGGCTTCAGGGGGTTTCGTCTCATCGCCGGAACGGCCGTTCCGGTCATCCAGCAGTTGCGCTTGCACGAGGCGACTTTCTTTCTTACTTCCTCGGCCTGCCTGCTGTTCCATATCTCTTCGAACGATTGCGTCTTCAGGTCTCCCATCACCCATGGTTCGAACGACCCGTTGCATGCGAGGACCCGTCCCCATGGATCAAGGAAGAAAGTATCTGTTCCCGCGTTGCATGGTATCGGCCTTGTCTTTCCCTGCACATGCCCTAGAAGCCCGAGGTTGAGATAAGCCCTGAACCAGTCTTTCACCCTTTTTTTGAGCTTCGCTCTTGGAGAGGAAAGAAGCGCCTCGATAAACTGGCGCATCGATTCCTCGACCTCGCTCCTGTTCTCGATCCTGTTGTCTTCCTTAAAGAAATAGAACGAATTGTGTACGACGGCGTTTGCGAATTCGACCCCCATCGAGGCGACGAGCGAATAGAGGTCGAGCAGGTCGCGGCAGTTGTCCCCCGAGATCGTCATGGCGAACCCCACGTCTTTCAGGCCGAGCTGCTTGAGCCTCAGCACCGCCCTCAAAGCCCTGTCGAACCCATCCTCTATTCCGCGAAGCCTGTCGTTGAGAGCGGGAAGCCCTTCGATGCTGACCCGTATCGTTATATCGTGAAAATCCTTCGCTATATCGATGATCCTGTCATAGAAGAATCCGTTGGTGCTGATCTCGAGCCTCTCCGATTTCGTGTCTAGGATCTCTACGATCCGGTGTATATCGCCGCGGATCATCGGCTCGCCGCCGGTAATATTCAGCCGCTGCATGCCGCCGGGGATCTTGTTGAGGATCTCCGGGTCGAACTCTTCGGAAGCCCTGCTCGGATTCTGCCAGGCGTTGCACATCTGGCATCTCGCGTTGCACCTGTACGTAGTTATGATCGCGCATTCCATCGCGGTTTCCGCGCCCTTTTCCGGCAGTATTCCCGCGTGACAGGCAGATGTCACCGCGGGGGATGCCTGTAAATACCTTTTTGCCGGGCTCTCGCCGCCTCTCCGGCGCCACGGCCCGGCCGGTCTATGCGTACCCTCCCGTTAAAAACCTAGCAATATTTATGACAATCGCCGCCGGGCCCTTCCCTGCCATCTTGCTCACGCTCTCCTCATCCATTTGAAGATCTCCCTGACATCGGGGCGTTTTCCATACATCAGTATCCCGATCCTGAATATCTTCGCCGAGATCAATGCTGATATATAAATACTCCCTATCATTATAAGGATGCTGAGGACGATCTGCCAGGCGGGAGGAGTAAGAATATTTATCCTCATGAACATGACGATAGGGGCGAACAGCGGTATCATGCTGAGCACCGTTGCGAACAATCCGTCGGGGGTCTGAATTATCATCATCGGTATGATGATCGTAAAAACGAGGCAGAGGACTATCGGTTGCTGAAGCTGCTGGGCCTCCTGGTCGGTATTGCACACCGACCCGACCCCGGCGAACATCGTCGCGTAGAAAAAGAACCCGAGAAGATAAAACACGATAAAATATCCGAGGGTCGCGGGCGAGAGACTCGCGGCGACTTCGGCGACCGGGCCTCCGAGGCTCAGGCCGTAGAGCGCCAGGGCGATGGCGCACGTCACCCAGATCAGGTACTGCGTCAAGCCTACGGCGCCGACTCCGATGATCTTGCCTATAAGAAGATCGATCGGCCTCAGCGATGACAGCATCACTTCGATGACCCTGTTGTTCTTCTCTTCTATTACGCTTCTCTGCACGGCGATCCCCCACATCAGGATCGACATGTAGAGCATCATGATAAAGACCATCGTCGACATGAAGATCGAATCGAACCCCTTGCCCGTCTCTTCCTGTCCTTCCTTGACCTGGATCATCTCGATCTTTACTTCCCTGACGAGCTTGCCGACGATATCGTACCGAAGTCCCTCCCTTTTCAACCTCTCGCTTATCACCACGTTGTCTATGACTGATTCGAACTTTTCCATCGTCTTGAGGTTGCCGAGCCTTTTGCCGAAAAACGTCGCTTTGCTTTCGCTTATCACATCGCTCGGAAGGATGAGGTACCCGTCGATCGCGTCGCTTTCGATCTCCTGGTTCAATCCTTTTTTGATGCTTTCGATCTCCAACCCGTTGCTTTTGATCTCCCGCAGCCTGTATTTCGCGCTTCCGTCGGAGAGTGTGTCGGTGAGTGCCGATTCAAGTTCGCCGTATATCACTCCGCTCTGGTCGATGACGGCGATCTTGACCTCTGTCTCCGGAGTGAATTTCATGAACATCATCGGCGCGAAAATTATCCCTCCCATAAGGAGGGGGCCGAGTATCGTTCCGATCAGAAAGCTCTTTTTCTTCACTCTTTCGAGGTATTCCCTCTTGATTACCTTAAGCATCTTGTTCATCGAGCTCACCACCCCTCTCCTTGACTTTCATTATGAAAATATCGTGCAGGGATATCTCCCCTATCTCATACTTCACGACCTGCCCGTTTTCCACCGCGAAACCGAGTATCCTGTTCGGATCGGCTCCGTCCTTCAGATTCAGGGTCAGGTCCTGGCCGAATTCGGCGATCTTCTCGACATCGGGGTGCTTTTCCAGAAGGTTCTTATCTCCGGAAAATCTCATTGAGACCATATTCTTGCTGAACTTCATCTTGATATCGCTCAACCTGCCTTCGAGCACCTTTCTGCCCTTGTTAATAAGGCATATCCTCTCGCACAGTTTCTCGACCTGGTCCATCAGGTGGGTCGAAAGGACGACTGTCCTGCCGTCGTTCTTCATGCTGATTATGATATCCTTGAGGATCTGCGTGTTGATCGGATCGAGCCCCGAGAACGGTTCATCGAGTATCACGAGCTGCGGATCGTGAAGTATAGTCGATATGAACTGGATCTTCTGCTGCATCCCTTTTGAAAGCGATTCGACCGTCTTGTCGCTCCATTCGCCCAGTTCGACCTTTTCAAGCCATTCGTTCGCCCTTTTTTCAGCTATCGATCTTTTGATCCCCTTTATCTCTCCGAGAAAGATGAGGTGGTCCAGGACTTTCATCTTTCTGTACATCCCTCTTTCCTCAGGAAGATACCCGATCTTTTCTTTCGCTTTTTCGTTAAGGGGGGCGTCGAAAAGGTTGATCTTTCCTTCATCGGGCTGGATGATATTCATTATCATCCTTATCGTCGTCGTTTTTCCCGCTCCGTTCGGGCCAAGAAGCCCGTATATCCCCCCCGGTTCTATCAGAAGCGAAAGATCGTCGACCGCGGTATGCCCGTCGTACCTCTTTGTGACATTCTCTATCGAAAGCAAAATCTCTCCTCCCTCTCTCTGTTTGACTCTGCCCGTATCTGCCCTTCCATCCCGGCAGATACCGATATATATACAACAGTCGATATTCTTTATTCGATATCTTCCCTGACGATGGAAAGATCTTTTTATTCGCCGTCCCGCTTCTCCCCGCCCTGGAGACCGAATTCGATAAGCCCCTTCATCTCTATCAGCGCCCTGTACCTGTGGCTGATCCTGTTCTTCCTCTCCGGCCCGATCTCAGCAGCCGTCATCCCCTCGGCGGGGATAAGAAAGACGGGGTCGTACCCGAACCCGTTCGAACCTGCCGGTTCGGCGGCGATCATGCCCTCGAGTATCCCTTCGGTCACCAGCACCCTGTCATTCGTCCCCGGAGCGGGATAAAGGACCATCACGCATCTGAACCTCGCCGATCTCTCGCTGCCGGTCTTTCCTTCGAGCTCTCCGAGAAGAAGCCTTGAACGCTCTTCGTCGCTCAGTCCCTCTCCTCCGTAGCGCGCCGACTCTATCCCAGGCCTGAGGCCAAGGGCATCGACCTCGATCCCCGAATCGTCAGCAAGGGCTGGCAGGCCTGTAGCGGCGTGCGCGGCCTTTGCTTTTATCAGCGCGTTTTCATAAAAGCTCTTTCCATCCTCCGCCGGCGCCTCGAAAGGAGGAAAATCCTCGAGGGATACGAGCTCGACATCGGTATCTGAGAGGATCGAGCGGATCTCCCTGATCTTTCCAACGTTCCTTGTCCCGACTACTATTTTCATCAGCCGGTCAGCACCTTTTTCTGAAATCTTACTATCTTCCTTATCCCCGCTTTTGCCGATACAAGCATCTTCTGAAGCTCCTCCTCTGAAAATGCTTCTCCCTCGGCGGTCCCCTGCACTTCTATATATTCCCCTTTGTCGTTCATCACGACATTCATATCGACATCGGCGGTGGAATCGAGTTTGTAGTCGAGATCGAGCTTTACCTTTCCGCCTTTCATCCCGACGCTTACCGCCGCCACATGGCCCTTTATAACCTTTTTTTCCAGTTGGAGCTTTTCGAGGGCTCGGGCCACCGCGATAAACCCGCCATTGATCGACGCTGTCCTCGTACCGCCATCGGCTTCGATGACGTCGCAATCGACTATGATCGTCCTCTCTCCAAGAGACTCGAGATCGATGACGGCTCGGATCGAACGTCCGATCAACCTCTGGATCTCATGCGTCCGCCCCTTCATCTTTCCCTTCGCCGATTCCCTCTGGATCCTCTCCGGGCTCGACCTTGGAAGCATCCCGTATTCCGCGGTGATCCATCCCTTACCCGTCCCACGGAGAAACGACGGCACGGAGTTTTCGACCGTCGCCACGCAGATCACCCTCGTCCTGCCCATCTCGATAAGGACCGACCCGTACGCTCCGCCTATATAATTCACAGTCGCTTTGAGTTCCCTCAGCTCATTGCTTTTTCTCTTTTTTTCAACCGCCATCTGTCCGCCATCCTTTACCGTCCGATTCTTTTCCAACGTGTTCGACCCTGCCTATCGGTTTTCCCAGGAATTTTTCTCCTACTTCCTTGAAAAGATAAGGAGTATCGCTTACAAAACATTCGAAGGCGCCTTCGCCTTCGGCGTCATTGAGAAGATCTCTTTCCCTCAGCGTCTTTTCTATCTCGATCGCCGTCTCGGAGGCGGAATCGACGAGGACTACCGACTCTCCGGCGACTTTCGATATCACATTCCTGAGAAGAGGATAATGGGTGCATCCGAGAACGAGCGTGTCCGCTTTGAAACCGGCAAGAGGCCGCAGATACCTGCGTATGACCATCTCGGTCACTTCGTCCTCGAGCCAGCCTTCCTCCGCGAGGGACACGAG is a genomic window containing:
- a CDS encoding glycosyltransferase family 4 protein, translating into MRILMVQTYHYYRGGDSTYMFNLSRLLEEKGHEVIHFAMRHPQNIESPYSEYFTSEIDFPSLLADSSPAAALRVVSRSVYSREAREKITKLIEDKRPDLAHFHNIHGHLTTSIIQPLVRRNIPVVWTLHDYRLVCPNTTFLRGDEICELCLPKRYLNCVTHRCKKGSLPASVVAMATTLYDRLSRVPARVNRFITPSRFLMGKLIEGKISREKIIAIPNFVDVESFDTGREKDYFLYFGRLSREKGIDLLIDAAASLKKGKLKIAGEGPLSGELKRYVQEKGADVEFLGFVTGSELRRLLEESQFVVVPSRWYENLPFSVMESLAAGKAVVAADIGGIPEMVEEGVNGLLFPAGDTEKLRECLGRMIDDPEARRGMGAAGRKKAEDLYGPAAHYKQIIGLYEEVSAAAKKK
- a CDS encoding outer membrane beta-barrel protein; the encoded protein is MREKSFISGVSLFLFFCLALTGSAFGQANSDKAVIHFGASYNKALVDDTGNGFFGLDIYAGKMITNSLCLGFGVGYDIVHYDTPAEELGKDDPFKEMLSVIPFTLKAKYYFTFSQMIQAYVSAGSGVYRAAPSLAGRPIPSPPDVGAIGPIGSSVNCPGGSIGIGLDYWFLLTTGIGFEIEYHMFKVPDRDSFSYFQARVDYSLIKF
- the prmC gene encoding peptide chain release factor N(5)-glutamine methyltransferase, which produces MYSWLIKIYQRLRDEGFEDPVREIIRIADIASGGKLADASPGFLEKSGVTIDQLVEMRKEGKPIEYILGEAPFMGVNFHCAPGALIPRAETEMLTKRCLALIGEMQIEKPEIIVVEIGTGSGNIAVSLALHTSNAKILASDISREAVDVAARNVERFGVGEKVKLFCGNLFDPIDREGVEGKVDLVVCNPPYIPTSSLEKLDSSITGFEPVVALDAGAYGIDIFRRLLAESPVYLRPGGALAFEIGAGQDKIVTRLFKKSGFYEKINTVSDGDKIRVFSAVRK
- a CDS encoding glycosyltransferase family 4 protein → MKIAILGIKGVPGRHGVEVVVDSLLPHLSKLGHEITVYGYDSYCSGAGDYRGARVIPVPGSRRKALEMISHMWNASMKTRREDFDIIHIHSVDPAILACLPRSRFGVIATSHGQAYIRKKWGPLPKTLSKLAEKAFIRIPKVRTSVSKPLADYYNLRYQSDVIHIPNGIEIREKPDPSCLEKWSLNEAEFFFCSAGRIEKTKGLSTLMEGYRILGTDIPLVIAGGGEATDHEYFEQLRKEAPGNVIFTGFLRGDEFFALYAHARVFIFPSEYEAMSIALLEGLAYGTPTVYSDIPENEAVAAGIGYSFRVSDPADLAEKLEYVLLHPEEARKKGAKALEKVKADHSWEAIARQYHELYMAMGNKA
- a CDS encoding radical SAM protein codes for the protein MECAIITTYRCNARCQMCNAWQNPSRASEEFDPEILNKIPGGMQRLNITGGEPMIRGDIHRIVEILDTKSERLEISTNGFFYDRIIDIAKDFHDITIRVSIEGLPALNDRLRGIEDGFDRALRAVLRLKQLGLKDVGFAMTISGDNCRDLLDLYSLVASMGVEFANAVVHNSFYFFKEDNRIENRSEVEESMRQFIEALLSSPRAKLKKRVKDWFRAYLNLGLLGHVQGKTRPIPCNAGTDTFFLDPWGRVLACNGSFEPWVMGDLKTQSFEEIWNSRQAEEVRKKVASCKRNCWMTGTAVPAMRRNPLKPILWVARNKLRVMQGKPASLE
- a CDS encoding ABC transporter permease gives rise to the protein MSSMNKMLKVIKREYLERVKKKSFLIGTILGPLLMGGIIFAPMMFMKFTPETEVKIAVIDQSGVIYGELESALTDTLSDGSAKYRLREIKSNGLEIESIKKGLNQEIESDAIDGYLILPSDVISESKATFFGKRLGNLKTMEKFESVIDNVVISERLKREGLRYDIVGKLVREVKIEMIQVKEGQEETGKGFDSIFMSTMVFIMMLYMSILMWGIAVQRSVIEEKNNRVIEVMLSSLRPIDLLIGKIIGVGAVGLTQYLIWVTCAIALALYGLSLGGPVAEVAASLSPATLGYFIVFYLLGFFFYATMFAGVGSVCNTDQEAQQLQQPIVLCLVFTIIIPMMIIQTPDGLFATVLSMIPLFAPIVMFMRINILTPPAWQIVLSILIMIGSIYISALISAKIFRIGILMYGKRPDVREIFKWMRRA
- a CDS encoding ATP-binding cassette domain-containing protein — encoded protein: MLLSIENVTKRYDGHTAVDDLSLLIEPGGIYGLLGPNGAGKTTTIRMIMNIIQPDEGKINLFDAPLNEKAKEKIGYLPEERGMYRKMKVLDHLIFLGEIKGIKRSIAEKRANEWLEKVELGEWSDKTVESLSKGMQQKIQFISTILHDPQLVILDEPFSGLDPINTQILKDIIISMKNDGRTVVLSTHLMDQVEKLCERICLINKGRKVLEGRLSDIKMKFSKNMVSMRFSGDKNLLEKHPDVEKIAEFGQDLTLNLKDGADPNRILGFAVENGQVVKYEIGEISLHDIFIMKVKERGGELDEQDA
- the rdgB gene encoding RdgB/HAM1 family non-canonical purine NTP pyrophosphatase, which translates into the protein MMKIVVGTRNVGKIREIRSILSDTDVELVSLEDFPPFEAPAEDGKSFYENALIKAKAAHAATGLPALADDSGIEVDALGLRPGIESARYGGEGLSDEERSRLLLGELEGKTGSERSARFRCVMVLYPAPGTNDRVLVTEGILEGMIAAEPAGSNGFGYDPVFLIPAEGMTAAEIGPERKNRISHRYRALIEMKGLIEFGLQGGEKRDGE
- the rph gene encoding ribonuclease PH; amino-acid sequence: MAVEKKRKSNELRELKATVNYIGGAYGSVLIEMGRTRVICVATVENSVPSFLRGTGKGWITAEYGMLPRSSPERIQRESAKGKMKGRTHEIQRLIGRSIRAVIDLESLGERTIIVDCDVIEADGGTRTASINGGFIAVARALEKLQLEKKVIKGHVAAVSVGMKGGKVKLDLDYKLDSTADVDMNVVMNDKGEYIEVQGTAEGEAFSEEELQKMLVSAKAGIRKIVRFQKKVLTG